The following nucleotide sequence is from Pseudobdellovibrionaceae bacterium.
AATACCCGCAACAACCTCTCGACTGGGAGCACCCTTGAGAAGGTGATAGCTGTAGAGCGCTAGAAACGCCAGGACGATGACTCCCAAAATCCAAAATCGTGAACCCTCAGACAAGCCAGCTCCGAGACTAAGGAAGGCCCCTTTGTTTTCCGCATATTGGAGGCGAAAGGTGTCACCCAGAAAAGTCAGTGTGGCCCGCCCCTTCAAAAAATGGATTGCGATTTCTTTGCTGACTTGATCCAAAACCAGCAAAAGAACCACCACCCCGGTCATCACCTGCCACTTGTAGCGGCTGACCCAACTTTGACCCGCATTCGCATTACCCATCGGCCTATTCTTACAGCATTTCCCAGACTTGACTAGATCCAAAGTTGTTCGGGAAAATGGTACTCCATTGGTCTAGACAAATATCATGGAGGTCCTGCCAATGAAATCTGCGGCAGCTCTTTTTATCGCCGTGTTTTTAGCTGTCACTACGCCTCCTTCCCAAGCCGATCCCTTGGGCCTGGGCGTCGTTATCGGCTCTCCCATTGGCTTCGCCGGAAACTACTATTTGAACAAACGAAATTCGATTGACGGTGTCATCTCTCCTGACTTTGGTGATGATGGGGGGGTCTATCTGCATTCAACCTATTTGTGGCACTATCGCGGGGCTCTCACTATCGATAAACTTCCTATCAATGGATTTTGGGGACTGGGTTTGCGCCTGAGGTTGATCGACAAAATTGAAGACGAGTTCAGGCTTGGACCCCGCCTGTCTGGTGGCCTTTTGTACCAAGTTCAGTCTGCCCCCGTCGATTTCTTCTTTGAAATTGCCATTGTTGTGGATTTAGTGGAAAAGACGGGATTGGCAGGCAATTTGGGGATTGGCGCCCGCTATTATTTCTAAGATTCCGGTCACCTGCCGTAATCATCATGCCTTGATTCTCTACCCTTTCTACACTGTTGGTCGCTGAGGATTGCCCTCGAAGCTATAGTTAGCTGAAATCTTTATAAAAACCTGGTTGAACCACCTAAAGGCGTGTTCAATCATAATATTGAAAGTTAAAAATCGTCCTTAAAAACGGGGTATGACCAAAAAGTGAGGTAGAAACCGTGCCACAACCATTTGTTGATCGTTTGCCATTAGAAATGCTCTATCATTGGACCAAAGAGATTCCCGATGCTGTCTACCTGAGACAACCCATTAATGGTCAATATACCGATTACACCTGGAAAGAAGTAAACCGTCAGGTTCGCCTGTTCGCCGGATAC
It contains:
- the lspA gene encoding signal peptidase II; this encodes MGNANAGQSWVSRYKWQVMTGVVVLLLVLDQVSKEIAIHFLKGRATLTFLGDTFRLQYAENKGAFLSLGAGLSEGSRFWILGVIVLAFLALYSYHLLKGAPSREVVAGISLVVGGGISNLIDRFFRAEGSVIDFMNMGIGSLRTGIFNIADMAIVAGVLLLFYDSWLAKRRSQPSVERQN